Proteins from a single region of Amblyomma americanum isolate KBUSLIRL-KWMA chromosome 10, ASM5285725v1, whole genome shotgun sequence:
- the LOC144106810 gene encoding uncharacterized protein LOC144106810, producing the protein MRIHALPLAVAAALFACLLVEGRHLSEQAREEERQFQQQTKGAIKGALLQQQQASQVKGAIKGAIKGGLLQQQQASQVKGAIKGALLAQQQSGQVQGALKGAIKGALLQQQQASQVKGAIKGAIKGGLLQQQQASQVKGAIKGALLAQQQSGQVQGALKGAIKGGLLQQQQASQVKGAIKGAIKGGLLQQQQASQVKGAIKGALLAQQQSGQVQGALKGAIKGALLQQQQASQVKGAIKGAIKGGLLQQQQASQVKGAIKGALLAQQQSGQVQGALKGAIKGGLLQQQQASQVKGAIKGAIKGGLLQQQQASQVKGAIKGALLAQQQSGQVQGALKGAIKGGLLQQQQASQVKGAIKGAIKGGLLQQQQASQVKGAIKGALLAQQQSGQVQGALKGAIKGALLQQQQASQVKGAIKGAIKGGLLQQQQASQVKGAIKGAIKGGLLQQQQASQVKGAIKGAIKGGLLQQQQASQVKGAIKGALLAQQQSGQVQGALKGAVKGALVQQAAAQQSFQQAAAQQLGGR; encoded by the exons ATGAGGATCCACGCCCTGCCCTTGGCTGTAGCCGCTGCG CTTTTCGCCTGCTTGCTTGTTGAGG GTCGGCATCTTAGCGAACAAGCACGGGAAGAAGAAAGACAGTTCCAGCAGCAAACTAAGGGCGCTATCAAGGGAGCTCTTCTCCAGCAGCAACAAGCTTCACAAGTAAAGGGAGCCATTAAGGGTGCCATCAAGGGTGGCCTTCTTCAGCAACAGCAAGCCTCACAGGTCAAGGGAGCCATCAAGGGAGCTCTTCTTGCCCAGCAACAATCCGGCCAAGTACAAGGAGCTCTTAAGGGTGCCATCAAGGGAGCTCTTCTTCAGCAGCAACAAGCCTCACAAGTCAAGGGAGCCATTAAGGGTGCCATCAAGGGTGGCCTTcttcagcaacagcaagcttcacagGTCAAGGGAGCCATCAAGGGCGCTCTTCTTGCCCAGCAACAGTCCGGCCAAGTGCAAGGAGCTCTTAAGGGTGCCATCAAGGGAGGTCTCCTTCAGCAGCAACAAGCCTCTCAAGTCAAGGGAGCCATTAAGGGAGCAATCAAGGGCGGCCTTCTTCAGCAACAACAAGCTTCACAGGTCAAGGGAGCCATCAAGGGCGCTCTTCTTGCACAACAGCAATCCGGCCAAGTCCAGGGAGCTCTTAAGGGTGCCATCAAGGGAGCTCTtctacagcagcagcaagcttcTCAAGTAAAGGGAGCCATTAAGGGAGCTATCAAGGGTGGCCttcttcagcagcagcaagcctcACAGGTCAAGGGAGCCATCAAGGGAGCCCTTCTCGCCCAGCAACAATCCGGCCAAGTGCAAGGAGCTCTTAAGGGCGCCATCAAGGGAGGTCTCCTTCAGCAGCAACAAGCATCTCAAGTCAAGGGAGCCATTAAGGGAGCTATCAAGGGTGGTCTTcttcagcaacagcaagcttcacagGTCAAGGGAGCCATCAAGGGCGCTCTTCTTGCCCAGCAACAATCCGGCCAAGTGCAGGGAGCTCTTAAGGGTGCCATCAAGGGAGGTCTCCTTCAACAGCAACAAGCCTCTCAAGTCAAGGGAGCCATTAAGGGCGCCATCAAGGGTGGCCTTCTTCAGCAACAGCAAGCCTCACAGGTCAAGGGAGCTATCAAGGGAGCTCTTCTTGCTCAGCAACAATCCGGCCAAGTGCAGGGAGCTCTTAAGGGTGCCATCAAGGGAGCTCTTCTCCAGCAGCAACAAGCTTCTCAAGTAAAGGGAGCTATTAAGGGAGCAATCAAGGGTGGCCttcttcagcagcagcaagcctcACAGGTCAAGGGAGCCATCAAGGGTGCCATCAAGGGAGGTCTCCTTCAACAGCAACAAGCCTCTCAAGTGAAGGGAGCCATTAAGGGAGCAATCAAGGGTGGCCTTCTTCAGCAACAGCAAGCCTCACAGGTCAAGGGAGCCATCAAGGGCGCTCTTCTTGCACAGCAACAATCCGGCCAAGTACAGGGAGCTCTTAAGGGAGCCGTCAAGGGCGCTCTCGTTCAACAGGCTGCTGCCCAGCAGTCTTTCCAACAGGCCGCAGCTCAACAGTTGGGTGGCCGTTAA